A stretch of the Vigna radiata var. radiata cultivar VC1973A chromosome 9, Vradiata_ver6, whole genome shotgun sequence genome encodes the following:
- the LOC106773550 gene encoding patatin-like protein 1 codes for MAPFLFLFLLFSSQLVSGMNTKLPSPSYGNLITILSIDGGGIRGLIPAVLLNHLEKSLQAWDKSALLADYFDVIAGTSTGGLMTALLTAPNPQYPTRPLLNTTQVIQFYQNYGPSIFNNENSVWNNSFPGPKYDGKFLQNLASELLQNTRLSETLTNVVIPTFDLKKLHPVIFSNFQLKEVPSFDAKLSDICIGTSAAPTYLPPYYFKNGDTEFNLIDGGVAATNPAMAALTEVIKQQKEKNPYMTRKNSKENINILLLSIGCGTAEAVGVDAQVAEHFSANQWAATGLATGAYDYGSKEMTEFYISTVFPGLQSSDYYLRIQEYNLDPSMAGLDNATAVNLKNLEKVGYNLLNEPVLRKNVATFVPEEEEEWGTNAQALERLAEVLYREKKLRTKRKKSMEKMGRPFIKNVVGQTSY; via the exons AtggctccttttctttttctttttctgctgtTTTCTTCTCAGTTGGTCAGTGGAATGAACACAAAGCTTCCATCTCCATCCTATGGTAACCTTATTACCATTCTCAGCATAGACGGAGGTGGTATCAGAGGTCTCATTCCTGCTGTACTTCTTAATCACTTGGAAAAATCTCTTCAG GCATGGGATAAAAGTGCATTGCTAGCAGATTATTTTGATGTGATAGCAGGGACTAGCACAGGAGGACTCATGACTGCTCTGCTAACTGCACCTAATCCACAGTACCCCACTCGTCCTCTCCTCAATACCACTCAAGTCATTCAGTTCTATCAAAATTATGGCCCTTCAATCTTCAATAATGAAAATAG TGTTTGGAATAATTCATTCCCAGGTCCCAAGTATGATGGCAAGTTCTTGCAAAACTTAGCAAGTGAATTACTGCAAAACACACGACTCAGCGAAACACTGACAAATGTTGTGATTCCAACCTTCGACCTTAAGAAACTTCACCCAGTTATCTTCTCAAACTTTCAG CTTAAGGAAGTTCCTAGCTTTGATGCAAAACTGTCTGATATATGCATTGGAACCTCAGCTGCACCAACTTATCTACCACCTTATTACTTCAAAAATGGCGACACTGAATTCAATTTGATTGATGGTGGAGTTGCAGCAACTAATCCG GCTATGGCTGCTTTGACAGAAGTGATAAAGCAACAGAAGGAGAAGAATCCTTACATGACTCGTAAGAATTCAAAGGAAAACATCAATATCTTGTTGCTGTCTATAGGTTGTGGAACTGCAGAAGCTGTTGGTGTTGATGCCCAAGTTGCAGAACACTTCTCAGCAAATCAATGGGCAGCAACAGGCCTCGCAACTGGTGCTTATGATtatggttccaaagaaatgaccGAGTTTTACATTTCCACTGTCTTTCCTGGCCTCCAATCTTCAGACTACTACCTTCGAATTCAG GAATATAACTTGGATCCATCCATGGCTGGCCTTGACAATGCCACTGCTGTGAACTTGAAAAATCTTGAAAAGGTTGGGTATAACCTGCTGAATGAACCAGTTTTGAGGAAGAATGTTGCCACTTTTGTcccagaggaagaagaagaatgggGTACAAATGCTCAAGCTCTTGAAAG GTTGGCTGAGGTTCTGTACAGAGAGAAAAAGCTTCGCactaagagaaagaaatcaaTGGAGAAAATGGGACGACCATTTATTAAAAACGTTGTTGGACAAACAAGTTATTAG
- the LOC106774150 gene encoding helicase-like transcription factor CHR28 isoform X1, translating into MDDIYIISSSDDDELEEIDVQNRTLPTTTERSSDYGRRDNSSTGANSSNLSSSSLYNHSQIKPLTLPVSSTNALNHRIARRDEPSYHAQNGNTSLQQPVNSRISKSHGADYEKMSSQQAFKRTLPSTLQPSVTRALPSPLFASDIRLSNLKDSTDNSHLHDTYKNRRQGIGPSISGDRAYIRDSVFRGYDEGHLLYQNGGSRILPPSLVLGKAITPHFAISSESAYRSGIGDERSAENDERLIYEAALQDISQPKTEHDLPAGVLSVSLLRHQKIALAWMLQRETKSLHCLGGILADDQGLGKTVSMISLILALRSLQSKSKTDDVFNHKTEALNLDDDDDNGGIDVEKHKNSVEADELFPSREPSSSTQAPGRKRPAAGTLVVCPASVMRQWARELDEKVGDEKLSVLVYHGGSRTKNHVELAKFDVVLTTYSIVTNEVPKQPLVEDDDIEDKSGERFGLSSEFNVKKRKKPFNGNKKGKKGRKGIDSSTECGSGPLAKVGWFRVILDEAQTIKNHRTQVARACCSLRAKRRWCLSGTPIQNTIDDLYSYFRFLKYDPYAVYKSFYNTIKVPISRNSGQGYKKLQAVLRAIMLRRTKGTLLDGKPIINLPPKTIELSKVDFSVEERAFYTKLESDSRTRFSAYAAAGTVNQNYANILLMLLRLRQACDHPRLVKDIDSDPVGKDSVEMAKTLPRELLINLFDCLDATFTICHVCHDHPDRPVITMCGHVFCYECVQEYLSGDDNTCPAVNCKETIGDDLVFSKVTLKSCISDEGGTSSSSNSHLSDYSQVQRDDYISSKIKAVLEVLQSNCNVKISNSDLPNSGCCRDSPSSVDLDVDDSDSEARVAKHTRKYSGSTTEGSIKAIVFSQWTSMLDLVETSLCQYGIVYRRLDGRMTLGARDKAVRDFNTEPEITVMLMSLKAGNLGLNMVAACHVILLDLWWNPTTEDQAIDRAHRIGQTRPVTVTRITIKDTVEDRILSLQCVVVLYHLAGRKEKNGCICFWGRPCWWVWNSPYSG; encoded by the exons ATGgatgatatatatattattagttcGTCAGATGATGATGAGTTGGAGGAGATAGATGTTCAAAACAGAACTCTTCCAACAACTACTGAAAGAAGTTCAG ATTATGGTAGGCGGGATAATTCTTCAACAGGGGCTAATAGTTCAAACCTAAGTTCTTCTAGTTTGTATAATCATTCACAAATCAAACCTCTTACACTACCTGTGTCCAGTACCAATGCACTAAACCACAGAATTGCACGAAGAGATGAACCTTCATATCATGCTCAGAATGGAAACACAAGTCTGCAACAACCAGTTAATTCCCGAATTTCAAAGTCTCACGGTGCAGATTATGAGAAAATGTCATCTCAGCAAGCTTTTAAGAGGACCCTTCCTTCAACTCTTCAGCCTTCTGTAACAAGGgctcttccttctcctttatTTGCGTCAGACATCCGATTAAGCAACCTAAAAGATAGCACAGACAATAGTCATCTTCATGATACATATAAGAATCGCCGCCAGGGAATAGGACCTAGCATATCCGGTGATAGGGCCTACATTCGTGATAGTGTTTTCAGGGGCTATGACGAAGGTCATTTACTGTATCAAAATGGTGGGAGCAGGATTCTTCCACCATCTTTGGTGCTTGGAAAGGCCATAACTCCACACTTTGCAATTTCTAGTGAATCTGCATATCGTTCTGGAATAGGTGATGAAAGGTCTGCCGAAAATGACGAGAGACTTATTTATGAGGCAGCATTACAG GATATCAGTCAACCTAAAACAGAGCATGACTTACCTGCTGGTGTATTGTCTGTCTCTCTTCTGAGACATCAG AAAATTGCATTGGCTTGGATGCTTCAGAGGGAAACCAAGAGTTTGCATTGCTTGGGGGGGATTTTGGCTGATGATCAG GGTCTTGGAAAGACAGTATCAATGATTTCCCTCATTCTGGCATTGAGGTCATTACAGTCAAAATCAAAAACAGATGATGTGTTCAATCATAAAACTGAAGCTTTGaatttggatgatgatgatgacaatgGTGGTATAGATGTGGAAAAGCATAAAAATAGTGTGGAAGCTGATGAGTTGTTTCCTAGTAGAGAACCTAGCAGTTCAACACAGGCACCTGGTAGAAAAAGGCCAGCTGCTGGTACCCTAGTTGTCTGCCCTGCCAGTGTTATGCGACAGTGGGCCAGGGAACTTGATGAAAAAGTTGGAGATGAAAAGCTTTCTGTTTTAGTTTATCATGGGGGCAGTAGGACTAAGAATCATGTTGAACTTGCAAAATTTGATGTGGTTCTAACAACATACTCTATTGTGACTAATGAAGTTCCTAAGCAACCATTAGTTGAGGATGATGATATCGAGGACAAAAGTGGGGAAAGATTTGGGTTATCTTCTGagtttaatgttaaaaaaaggaaaaaaccaTTTAACGGAAATAAGAAGGGTAAAAAAGGTAGAAAAGGAATTGATAGTTCTACGGAATGTGGTTCTGGTCCTCTTGCAAAAGTAGGTTGGTTTAGGGTTATTCTAGATGAGGCTCAAACGATAAAAAATCACAGAACTCAGGTGGCTAGAGCTTGCTGCAGCCTTAGAGCCAAAAGAAGGTGGTGCTTATCTGGAACGCCTATTCAAAATACTATTGATGATTTGTATAGCTACTTTAGATTCCTGAAGTATGATCCTTATGCTGTATATAAATCATTCTACAACACCATAAAGGTTCCTATATCCCGAAATTCTGGTCAAGGTTACAAGAAACTTCAAGCAGTTTTAAGGGCCATAATGCTACGTCGAACAAAAG GAACTTTGCTTGATGGGAAGCCAATAATCAATTTGCCTCCTAAAACAATTGAGCTCAGTAAAGTGGATTTCTCCGTTGAGGAGCGAGCCTTCTATACTAAGTTGGAATCAGACTCACGCACTCGATTTAGT GCATATGCTGCTGCTGGGACAGTCAATCAAAACTATGCTAATATTCTTTTAATGCTCTTACGTCTCCGACAGGCTTGTGATCATCCACGTCTTGTTAAAGATATTGATTCTGATCCTGTTGGGAAGGATTCTGTTGAAATGGCAAAAACTCTTCCAAGGGAATTGCTGATTAATCTGTTTGATTGTTTGGATGCAACCTTTACTATCTGTCATGTTTGCCAT GATCACCCTGATCGCCCTGTTATTACAATGTGTGGCCATGTCTTCTGTTATGAATGTGTACAGGAATATTTGTCTGGTGATGATAATACTTGCCCTGCTGTTAATTGTAAAGAAACAATCGGTGATGATCTTGTTTTCTCCAAAGTTACTTTGAAGAGTTGTATCTCTGATGAGGGAGGCACTTCTAGTTCTTCAAATTCACATCTTAGCGATTATTCGCAAGTGCAGCGGGATGATTACATTTCATCTAAAATCAAAGCTGTTCTTGAGGTTTTGCAGTCAAATTGTAACGTGAAAATATCTAATTCTGACTTACCGAACTCTGGATGTTGTAGAGATTCGCCGTCCTCTGTTGATCTAGATGTTGATGACAGTGATTCAGAGGCTAGGGTTGCAAAACACACGAGAAAGTATTCAGGGTCCACAACTGAAGGATCGATAAAGGCTATAGTTTTTTCCCAGTGGACTAGCATGTTGGATTTAGTTGAGACATCATTGTGTCAATATGGTATAGTGTACAGGAGACTTGATGGCAGGATGACTCTGGGTGCAAGGGACAAAGCTGTTAGGGATTTCAATACTGAACCTGAG ATAACTGTTATGCTGATGTCACTAAAGGCGGGAAATCTTGGTTTGAATATGGTTGCTGCTTGTCATGTTATTCTTTTGGATCTTTGGTGGAATCCAACTACTGAAGATCAAGCTATTGATCGAGCCCATAGAATTGGACAAACTCGTCCTGTTACTGTGACAAGGATTACTATAAAAGATACCGTTGAAGATCGGATACTGTCTCTTCAg TGTGTTGTTGTGTTGTACCATTTGGcaggaagaaaagagaaaaatggttGCATCTGCTTTTGGGGAAGACCATGCTGGTGGGTCTGGAACTCGCCTTACAGTGGATGA
- the LOC106774150 gene encoding helicase-like transcription factor CHR28 isoform X3 translates to MDDIYIISSSDDDELEEIDVQNRTLPTTTERSSDYGRRDNSSTGANSSNLSSSSLYNHSQIKPLTLPVSSTNALNHRIARRDEPSYHAQNGNTSLQQPVNSRISKSHGADYEKMSSQQAFKRTLPSTLQPSVTRALPSPLFASDIRLSNLKDSTDNSHLHDTYKNRRQGIGPSISGDRAYIRDSVFRGYDEGHLLYQNGGSRILPPSLVLGKAITPHFAISSESAYRSGIGDERSAENDERLIYEAALQDISQPKTEHDLPAGVLSVSLLRHQKIALAWMLQRETKSLHCLGGILADDQGLGKTVSMISLILALRSLQSKSKTDDVFNHKTEALNLDDDDDNGGIDVEKHKNSVEADELFPSREPSSSTQAPGRKRPAAGTLVVCPASVMRQWARELDEKVGDEKLSVLVYHGGSRTKNHVELAKFDVVLTTYSIVTNEVPKQPLVEDDDIEDKSGERFGLSSEFNVKKRKKPFNGNKKGKKGRKGIDSSTECGSGPLAKVGWFRVILDEAQTIKNHRTQVARACCSLRAKRRWCLSGTPIQNTIDDLYSYFRFLKYDPYAVYKSFYNTIKVPISRNSGQGYKKLQAVLRAIMLRRTKGTLLDGKPIINLPPKTIELSKVDFSVEERAFYTKLESDSRTRFSAYAAAGTVNQNYANILLMLLRLRQACDHPRLVKDIDSDPVGKDSVEMAKTLPRELLINLFDCLDATFTICHVCHDHPDRPVITMCGHVFCYECVQEYLSGDDNTCPAVNCKETIGDDLVFSKVTLKSCISDEGGTSSSSNSHLSDYSQVQRDDYISSKIKAVLEVLQSNCNVKISNSDLPNSGCCRDSPSSVDLDVDDSDSEARVAKHTRKYSGSTTEGSIKAIVFSQWTSMLDLVETSLCQYGIVYRRLDGRMTLGARDKAVRDFNTEPEITVMLMSLKAGNLGLNMVAACHVILLDLWWNPTTEDQAIDRAHRIGQTRPVTVTRITIKDTVEDRILSLQRAESLLMVWWWWLPFPHHSIALSLGNLYM, encoded by the exons ATGgatgatatatatattattagttcGTCAGATGATGATGAGTTGGAGGAGATAGATGTTCAAAACAGAACTCTTCCAACAACTACTGAAAGAAGTTCAG ATTATGGTAGGCGGGATAATTCTTCAACAGGGGCTAATAGTTCAAACCTAAGTTCTTCTAGTTTGTATAATCATTCACAAATCAAACCTCTTACACTACCTGTGTCCAGTACCAATGCACTAAACCACAGAATTGCACGAAGAGATGAACCTTCATATCATGCTCAGAATGGAAACACAAGTCTGCAACAACCAGTTAATTCCCGAATTTCAAAGTCTCACGGTGCAGATTATGAGAAAATGTCATCTCAGCAAGCTTTTAAGAGGACCCTTCCTTCAACTCTTCAGCCTTCTGTAACAAGGgctcttccttctcctttatTTGCGTCAGACATCCGATTAAGCAACCTAAAAGATAGCACAGACAATAGTCATCTTCATGATACATATAAGAATCGCCGCCAGGGAATAGGACCTAGCATATCCGGTGATAGGGCCTACATTCGTGATAGTGTTTTCAGGGGCTATGACGAAGGTCATTTACTGTATCAAAATGGTGGGAGCAGGATTCTTCCACCATCTTTGGTGCTTGGAAAGGCCATAACTCCACACTTTGCAATTTCTAGTGAATCTGCATATCGTTCTGGAATAGGTGATGAAAGGTCTGCCGAAAATGACGAGAGACTTATTTATGAGGCAGCATTACAG GATATCAGTCAACCTAAAACAGAGCATGACTTACCTGCTGGTGTATTGTCTGTCTCTCTTCTGAGACATCAG AAAATTGCATTGGCTTGGATGCTTCAGAGGGAAACCAAGAGTTTGCATTGCTTGGGGGGGATTTTGGCTGATGATCAG GGTCTTGGAAAGACAGTATCAATGATTTCCCTCATTCTGGCATTGAGGTCATTACAGTCAAAATCAAAAACAGATGATGTGTTCAATCATAAAACTGAAGCTTTGaatttggatgatgatgatgacaatgGTGGTATAGATGTGGAAAAGCATAAAAATAGTGTGGAAGCTGATGAGTTGTTTCCTAGTAGAGAACCTAGCAGTTCAACACAGGCACCTGGTAGAAAAAGGCCAGCTGCTGGTACCCTAGTTGTCTGCCCTGCCAGTGTTATGCGACAGTGGGCCAGGGAACTTGATGAAAAAGTTGGAGATGAAAAGCTTTCTGTTTTAGTTTATCATGGGGGCAGTAGGACTAAGAATCATGTTGAACTTGCAAAATTTGATGTGGTTCTAACAACATACTCTATTGTGACTAATGAAGTTCCTAAGCAACCATTAGTTGAGGATGATGATATCGAGGACAAAAGTGGGGAAAGATTTGGGTTATCTTCTGagtttaatgttaaaaaaaggaaaaaaccaTTTAACGGAAATAAGAAGGGTAAAAAAGGTAGAAAAGGAATTGATAGTTCTACGGAATGTGGTTCTGGTCCTCTTGCAAAAGTAGGTTGGTTTAGGGTTATTCTAGATGAGGCTCAAACGATAAAAAATCACAGAACTCAGGTGGCTAGAGCTTGCTGCAGCCTTAGAGCCAAAAGAAGGTGGTGCTTATCTGGAACGCCTATTCAAAATACTATTGATGATTTGTATAGCTACTTTAGATTCCTGAAGTATGATCCTTATGCTGTATATAAATCATTCTACAACACCATAAAGGTTCCTATATCCCGAAATTCTGGTCAAGGTTACAAGAAACTTCAAGCAGTTTTAAGGGCCATAATGCTACGTCGAACAAAAG GAACTTTGCTTGATGGGAAGCCAATAATCAATTTGCCTCCTAAAACAATTGAGCTCAGTAAAGTGGATTTCTCCGTTGAGGAGCGAGCCTTCTATACTAAGTTGGAATCAGACTCACGCACTCGATTTAGT GCATATGCTGCTGCTGGGACAGTCAATCAAAACTATGCTAATATTCTTTTAATGCTCTTACGTCTCCGACAGGCTTGTGATCATCCACGTCTTGTTAAAGATATTGATTCTGATCCTGTTGGGAAGGATTCTGTTGAAATGGCAAAAACTCTTCCAAGGGAATTGCTGATTAATCTGTTTGATTGTTTGGATGCAACCTTTACTATCTGTCATGTTTGCCAT GATCACCCTGATCGCCCTGTTATTACAATGTGTGGCCATGTCTTCTGTTATGAATGTGTACAGGAATATTTGTCTGGTGATGATAATACTTGCCCTGCTGTTAATTGTAAAGAAACAATCGGTGATGATCTTGTTTTCTCCAAAGTTACTTTGAAGAGTTGTATCTCTGATGAGGGAGGCACTTCTAGTTCTTCAAATTCACATCTTAGCGATTATTCGCAAGTGCAGCGGGATGATTACATTTCATCTAAAATCAAAGCTGTTCTTGAGGTTTTGCAGTCAAATTGTAACGTGAAAATATCTAATTCTGACTTACCGAACTCTGGATGTTGTAGAGATTCGCCGTCCTCTGTTGATCTAGATGTTGATGACAGTGATTCAGAGGCTAGGGTTGCAAAACACACGAGAAAGTATTCAGGGTCCACAACTGAAGGATCGATAAAGGCTATAGTTTTTTCCCAGTGGACTAGCATGTTGGATTTAGTTGAGACATCATTGTGTCAATATGGTATAGTGTACAGGAGACTTGATGGCAGGATGACTCTGGGTGCAAGGGACAAAGCTGTTAGGGATTTCAATACTGAACCTGAG ATAACTGTTATGCTGATGTCACTAAAGGCGGGAAATCTTGGTTTGAATATGGTTGCTGCTTGTCATGTTATTCTTTTGGATCTTTGGTGGAATCCAACTACTGAAGATCAAGCTATTGATCGAGCCCATAGAATTGGACAAACTCGTCCTGTTACTGTGACAAGGATTACTATAAAAGATACCGTTGAAGATCGGATACTGTCTCTTCAg AGAGCAGAGAGCCTATTGATGGTTTGGTGGTGGTGGCTCCCCTTCCCTCATCATTCAATTGCTCTATCACTGGGGAATCTGTATATGTGA
- the LOC106774150 gene encoding helicase-like transcription factor CHR28 isoform X2, with translation MDDIYIISSSDDDELEEIDVQNRTLPTTTERSSDYGRRDNSSTGANSSNLSSSSLYNHSQIKPLTLPVSSTNALNHRIARRDEPSYHAQNGNTSLQQPVNSRISKSHGADYEKMSSQQAFKRTLPSTLQPSVTRALPSPLFASDIRLSNLKDSTDNSHLHDTYKNRRQGIGPSISGDRAYIRDSVFRGYDEGHLLYQNGGSRILPPSLVLGKAITPHFAISSESAYRSGIGDERSAENDERLIYEAALQDISQPKTEHDLPAGVLSVSLLRHQKIALAWMLQRETKSLHCLGGILADDQGLGKTVSMISLILALRSLQSKSKTDDVFNHKTEALNLDDDDDNGGIDVEKHKNSVEADELFPSREPSSSTQAPGRKRPAAGTLVVCPASVMRQWARELDEKVGDEKLSVLVYHGGSRTKNHVELAKFDVVLTTYSIVTNEVPKQPLVEDDDIEDKSGERFGLSSEFNVKKRKKPFNGNKKGKKGRKGIDSSTECGSGPLAKVGWFRVILDEAQTIKNHRTQVARACCSLRAKRRWCLSGTPIQNTIDDLYSYFRFLKYDPYAVYKSFYNTIKVPISRNSGQGYKKLQAVLRAIMLRRTKGTLLDGKPIINLPPKTIELSKVDFSVEERAFYTKLESDSRTRFSAYAAAGTVNQNYANILLMLLRLRQACDHPRLVKDIDSDPVGKDSVEMAKTLPRELLINLFDCLDATFTICHVCHDHPDRPVITMCGHVFCYECVQEYLSGDDNTCPAVNCKETIGDDLVFSKVTLKSCISDEGGTSSSSNSHLSDYSQVQRDDYISSKIKAVLEVLQSNCNVKISNSDLPNSGCCRDSPSSVDLDVDDSDSEARVAKHTRKYSGSTTEGSIKAIVFSQWTSMLDLVETSLCQYGIVYRRLDGRMTLGARDKAVRDFNTEPEITVMLMSLKAGNLGLNMVAACHVILLDLWWNPTTEDQAIDRAHRIGQTRPVTVTRITIKDTVEDRILSLQEEKRKMVASAFGEDHAGGSGTRLTVDDLKYLFMV, from the exons ATGgatgatatatatattattagttcGTCAGATGATGATGAGTTGGAGGAGATAGATGTTCAAAACAGAACTCTTCCAACAACTACTGAAAGAAGTTCAG ATTATGGTAGGCGGGATAATTCTTCAACAGGGGCTAATAGTTCAAACCTAAGTTCTTCTAGTTTGTATAATCATTCACAAATCAAACCTCTTACACTACCTGTGTCCAGTACCAATGCACTAAACCACAGAATTGCACGAAGAGATGAACCTTCATATCATGCTCAGAATGGAAACACAAGTCTGCAACAACCAGTTAATTCCCGAATTTCAAAGTCTCACGGTGCAGATTATGAGAAAATGTCATCTCAGCAAGCTTTTAAGAGGACCCTTCCTTCAACTCTTCAGCCTTCTGTAACAAGGgctcttccttctcctttatTTGCGTCAGACATCCGATTAAGCAACCTAAAAGATAGCACAGACAATAGTCATCTTCATGATACATATAAGAATCGCCGCCAGGGAATAGGACCTAGCATATCCGGTGATAGGGCCTACATTCGTGATAGTGTTTTCAGGGGCTATGACGAAGGTCATTTACTGTATCAAAATGGTGGGAGCAGGATTCTTCCACCATCTTTGGTGCTTGGAAAGGCCATAACTCCACACTTTGCAATTTCTAGTGAATCTGCATATCGTTCTGGAATAGGTGATGAAAGGTCTGCCGAAAATGACGAGAGACTTATTTATGAGGCAGCATTACAG GATATCAGTCAACCTAAAACAGAGCATGACTTACCTGCTGGTGTATTGTCTGTCTCTCTTCTGAGACATCAG AAAATTGCATTGGCTTGGATGCTTCAGAGGGAAACCAAGAGTTTGCATTGCTTGGGGGGGATTTTGGCTGATGATCAG GGTCTTGGAAAGACAGTATCAATGATTTCCCTCATTCTGGCATTGAGGTCATTACAGTCAAAATCAAAAACAGATGATGTGTTCAATCATAAAACTGAAGCTTTGaatttggatgatgatgatgacaatgGTGGTATAGATGTGGAAAAGCATAAAAATAGTGTGGAAGCTGATGAGTTGTTTCCTAGTAGAGAACCTAGCAGTTCAACACAGGCACCTGGTAGAAAAAGGCCAGCTGCTGGTACCCTAGTTGTCTGCCCTGCCAGTGTTATGCGACAGTGGGCCAGGGAACTTGATGAAAAAGTTGGAGATGAAAAGCTTTCTGTTTTAGTTTATCATGGGGGCAGTAGGACTAAGAATCATGTTGAACTTGCAAAATTTGATGTGGTTCTAACAACATACTCTATTGTGACTAATGAAGTTCCTAAGCAACCATTAGTTGAGGATGATGATATCGAGGACAAAAGTGGGGAAAGATTTGGGTTATCTTCTGagtttaatgttaaaaaaaggaaaaaaccaTTTAACGGAAATAAGAAGGGTAAAAAAGGTAGAAAAGGAATTGATAGTTCTACGGAATGTGGTTCTGGTCCTCTTGCAAAAGTAGGTTGGTTTAGGGTTATTCTAGATGAGGCTCAAACGATAAAAAATCACAGAACTCAGGTGGCTAGAGCTTGCTGCAGCCTTAGAGCCAAAAGAAGGTGGTGCTTATCTGGAACGCCTATTCAAAATACTATTGATGATTTGTATAGCTACTTTAGATTCCTGAAGTATGATCCTTATGCTGTATATAAATCATTCTACAACACCATAAAGGTTCCTATATCCCGAAATTCTGGTCAAGGTTACAAGAAACTTCAAGCAGTTTTAAGGGCCATAATGCTACGTCGAACAAAAG GAACTTTGCTTGATGGGAAGCCAATAATCAATTTGCCTCCTAAAACAATTGAGCTCAGTAAAGTGGATTTCTCCGTTGAGGAGCGAGCCTTCTATACTAAGTTGGAATCAGACTCACGCACTCGATTTAGT GCATATGCTGCTGCTGGGACAGTCAATCAAAACTATGCTAATATTCTTTTAATGCTCTTACGTCTCCGACAGGCTTGTGATCATCCACGTCTTGTTAAAGATATTGATTCTGATCCTGTTGGGAAGGATTCTGTTGAAATGGCAAAAACTCTTCCAAGGGAATTGCTGATTAATCTGTTTGATTGTTTGGATGCAACCTTTACTATCTGTCATGTTTGCCAT GATCACCCTGATCGCCCTGTTATTACAATGTGTGGCCATGTCTTCTGTTATGAATGTGTACAGGAATATTTGTCTGGTGATGATAATACTTGCCCTGCTGTTAATTGTAAAGAAACAATCGGTGATGATCTTGTTTTCTCCAAAGTTACTTTGAAGAGTTGTATCTCTGATGAGGGAGGCACTTCTAGTTCTTCAAATTCACATCTTAGCGATTATTCGCAAGTGCAGCGGGATGATTACATTTCATCTAAAATCAAAGCTGTTCTTGAGGTTTTGCAGTCAAATTGTAACGTGAAAATATCTAATTCTGACTTACCGAACTCTGGATGTTGTAGAGATTCGCCGTCCTCTGTTGATCTAGATGTTGATGACAGTGATTCAGAGGCTAGGGTTGCAAAACACACGAGAAAGTATTCAGGGTCCACAACTGAAGGATCGATAAAGGCTATAGTTTTTTCCCAGTGGACTAGCATGTTGGATTTAGTTGAGACATCATTGTGTCAATATGGTATAGTGTACAGGAGACTTGATGGCAGGATGACTCTGGGTGCAAGGGACAAAGCTGTTAGGGATTTCAATACTGAACCTGAG ATAACTGTTATGCTGATGTCACTAAAGGCGGGAAATCTTGGTTTGAATATGGTTGCTGCTTGTCATGTTATTCTTTTGGATCTTTGGTGGAATCCAACTACTGAAGATCAAGCTATTGATCGAGCCCATAGAATTGGACAAACTCGTCCTGTTACTGTGACAAGGATTACTATAAAAGATACCGTTGAAGATCGGATACTGTCTCTTCAg gaagaaaagagaaaaatggttGCATCTGCTTTTGGGGAAGACCATGCTGGTGGGTCTGGAACTCGCCTTACAGTGGATGATCTGAAATATCTCTTCATGGTCTAG